One Nocardioides aromaticivorans genomic window carries:
- a CDS encoding DUF5994 family protein, whose product MTTNDRAPLRISINPSSSTRRLDGAWWPQSRDLQAEGADLIDNFPSNIGRPARLLFSPPDWDTEPDRPSTRRIKAQRGFVKVGSFPEDDTHLVTVILSSRERLELLVIPSSTHTATARTLMDAATDERNILSAADLLVAASAGPPNKGAESEEATWENDGGTRPQAT is encoded by the coding sequence ATGACCACCAACGACCGGGCTCCGCTCAGAATCTCGATCAACCCCAGCTCATCGACCCGGCGTCTCGACGGTGCCTGGTGGCCCCAGTCGCGCGACCTCCAGGCCGAGGGGGCCGACCTGATCGACAACTTCCCGAGCAACATCGGCCGCCCGGCGCGCCTGCTGTTCTCCCCGCCCGACTGGGACACAGAGCCCGACCGACCGTCCACCCGCCGGATCAAGGCTCAGCGCGGTTTCGTCAAGGTCGGCTCGTTCCCCGAGGACGACACCCACCTGGTGACCGTCATTCTTTCCTCGCGCGAGCGACTCGAACTGCTCGTGATCCCCAGCAGCACGCACACCGCGACCGCACGGACCCTGATGGACGCGGCCACCGACGAACGCAACATCCTCTCGGCTGCCGACCTGCTCGTCGCCGCGAGCGCCGGTCCCCCCAACAAGGGAGCGGAGTCTGAAGAAGCGACATGGGAGAACGACGGCGGCACCCGCCCTCAAGCGACGTGA
- a CDS encoding fatty acid desaturase family protein produces MLRSDYGELVREIRRRGLLHPRPAFYARLGALALAALAVLVLVLFLLRDSWWALLLAPVFGVVSAQIAFLSHDAAHRQIVRSRRLTTALCLTLGNLLNGLSYGWWTAKHDAHHAHPNDLESDPDVAAGVFVFGADQAGERRGGPAWMTRHQAALFFPLLTLEGFNLRAEGVRALLRPGIAHRSAEGLLLFVHLVLYLALVVSALTWLQAIVFVVVHQAVLGVYLGCSFAPSHKGMPVPTAEEAADPLLRQVICSRNIRGGPFIDLALGGLNLQIEHHLFPNMPRPNLRLARPVVRQHCQERGIAYAETTLLASYRLALGHLHQVGLAVRGPSAPRKKATP; encoded by the coding sequence GTGCTCCGCAGCGACTACGGCGAGTTGGTGCGGGAGATACGGCGACGAGGACTCCTCCACCCTAGACCTGCCTTCTACGCCCGACTCGGCGCCCTCGCCCTGGCGGCGCTCGCCGTCCTGGTGCTGGTCCTCTTCCTGCTGCGCGACTCGTGGTGGGCTCTCCTGCTCGCGCCCGTGTTCGGTGTCGTGTCGGCGCAGATCGCCTTCCTCTCCCACGACGCCGCCCATCGCCAGATCGTCCGCAGCCGCAGGCTCACCACAGCGCTGTGCCTGACCCTCGGCAACCTGCTCAACGGCCTCAGCTACGGATGGTGGACTGCCAAGCACGACGCGCACCATGCGCACCCCAACGACCTGGAGTCAGATCCGGACGTCGCCGCCGGCGTGTTCGTCTTCGGCGCGGACCAGGCTGGCGAACGCCGCGGTGGGCCAGCCTGGATGACCCGGCACCAGGCCGCCCTGTTCTTCCCGTTGCTCACGCTCGAGGGGTTCAACCTGCGGGCCGAGGGCGTGCGCGCGCTGCTGCGCCCCGGCATAGCGCACCGATCGGCCGAGGGCCTGTTGCTGTTCGTCCACCTTGTGCTCTACCTGGCGCTCGTGGTCAGCGCCCTGACCTGGCTCCAGGCGATCGTGTTCGTGGTCGTCCACCAGGCGGTGCTCGGCGTCTACCTCGGCTGCTCGTTCGCCCCGTCTCACAAGGGAATGCCGGTGCCCACGGCGGAGGAAGCTGCGGACCCGCTGCTGCGCCAGGTGATCTGTTCGCGCAACATCCGCGGCGGCCCGTTCATCGACCTGGCACTCGGCGGCCTCAACCTGCAGATCGAACACCACCTGTTCCCCAACATGCCTCGCCCCAACCTGAGGCTCGCCCGGCCGGTCGTGCGCCAGCACTGCCAGGAGCGAGGGATCGCCTATGCCGAGACGACCCTGCTCGCGTCGTACCGACTGGCGCTGGGGCACCTCCACCAGGTCGGGCTCGCCGTACGTGGACCGTCAGCACCACGAAAGAAGGCAACGCCATGA
- a CDS encoding ANTAR domain-containing protein — MTTTTQILAAIGARHRDGKPLTDQLCIDCEQSLGLAGVGMTLMNAAGHQAVIGTSGAVASRLEEIQFDLGEGPSLDASRYDRTVGSDDLGDGVLLRWPAFAPAALAAGVRAVTAVPLSVGGVRLGSLSMYRSAPGRLDVQQQTAAQAYGGAAVVVLLHLQDRIPSVDLTRDALHPDLGAPVAHRAEIHQATGFLSVKASVGMTEALLLLRAHAFAADRSLLDVARDVLAGRLRIHPEESEDD, encoded by the coding sequence GTGACGACGACGACGCAGATCCTCGCGGCCATCGGAGCGCGGCACCGCGACGGAAAGCCATTGACCGACCAGCTGTGCATCGACTGCGAACAGTCACTCGGGCTGGCCGGTGTGGGGATGACTCTCATGAACGCGGCCGGTCATCAGGCGGTCATTGGTACGTCGGGCGCCGTCGCCTCTCGTCTTGAGGAGATCCAGTTCGATCTTGGCGAGGGCCCGAGCCTCGACGCCTCGCGCTACGACCGCACGGTCGGCAGCGACGACCTCGGTGACGGAGTGCTGCTGCGCTGGCCGGCTTTCGCCCCGGCCGCGCTGGCTGCTGGGGTCAGAGCCGTCACCGCGGTCCCGCTCAGCGTCGGCGGGGTCCGGCTCGGCAGCCTGAGCATGTACCGCTCCGCCCCCGGCCGACTCGACGTACAGCAGCAGACGGCCGCACAGGCCTACGGGGGCGCTGCCGTCGTCGTGCTCCTCCATCTGCAGGACCGGATCCCGTCCGTAGATCTCACCCGCGACGCCCTGCACCCCGACCTCGGTGCTCCGGTGGCCCACCGCGCCGAGATCCACCAAGCGACGGGCTTCCTCTCCGTCAAAGCGTCGGTCGGCATGACCGAGGCACTGCTTCTCCTGCGCGCCCACGCCTTCGCCGCAGACCGCTCACTGCTCGACGTTGCCCGCGACGTCCTCGCGGGACGGCTGCGCATCCACCCAGAGGAGAGCGAAGATGATTGA
- a CDS encoding GAF and ANTAR domain-containing protein, with the protein MTSEQRLAQVFVELADTLVDEFDTLDFLSTLTERSVELLNADAAGVILADARGVLHVVASTSDRAQLLELLELQNDEGPCLDCFQSARPVVNVGGGESRERWPRFSTALAEVGFASAHAIPLRLRDSVVGAMNLFCAADSHLSEDDVAMGQALADIATIGLLQERAVRQSGLIAEQLQTALDNRVLIEQAKGVLMASAEIDVDQAFRLMRDYSRRNNHPVKDVARQVVTRTLSVEHLRRS; encoded by the coding sequence ATGACAAGTGAGCAAAGGCTGGCGCAGGTCTTCGTCGAGCTCGCCGACACCCTCGTCGACGAGTTCGACACGCTCGACTTCCTCTCCACCCTGACCGAGCGGAGCGTCGAGTTGCTCAATGCCGATGCCGCCGGCGTGATCCTGGCCGACGCCCGCGGCGTCCTGCACGTGGTGGCCTCCACGAGCGACCGGGCCCAGCTCCTCGAGCTCCTCGAACTGCAAAACGACGAGGGCCCGTGTCTCGACTGCTTCCAGAGCGCGCGTCCGGTCGTCAACGTGGGCGGCGGCGAGTCCCGGGAGCGGTGGCCGCGGTTCAGCACAGCCCTCGCCGAGGTCGGCTTCGCGTCAGCCCACGCGATCCCCCTGCGCCTACGCGACTCCGTGGTCGGTGCGATGAACCTGTTCTGCGCGGCCGACTCCCACCTGAGCGAGGACGACGTCGCCATGGGCCAAGCGCTCGCTGACATCGCGACCATCGGGCTCCTCCAGGAGCGCGCCGTCCGCCAGTCCGGGCTGATCGCCGAGCAACTCCAGACCGCACTCGACAACAGGGTCCTGATCGAGCAGGCCAAGGGAGTGCTCATGGCAAGCGCCGAGATCGACGTCGACCAAGCATTCCGGTTGATGCGCGACTACAGCCGCCGCAACAACCACCCGGTCAAGGACGTCGCCCGCCAGGTCGTGACCCGCACCCTGAGCGTGGAGCACCTACGCCGCTCCTGA
- a CDS encoding DUF5994 family protein yields the protein MTTSNNPVHASSPARGSLRLRMVDHPGRDRVDGGWWPRSHDLVVELADLVDHFPARLGKVGWASVSRPDWAVAPPRVAVADGYVKVGWLPQADDHVVRLKTAERAVFYLLVVPPDFTDDQGAEALLAASTHGDKHCAADILDLVTEHPDVDPADRWTDNGTTWWGPHAVAPSFHPARSGG from the coding sequence ATGACGACGTCGAACAATCCCGTCCATGCTTCCTCGCCCGCGCGTGGTTCGTTGCGACTCCGGATGGTGGACCACCCCGGACGCGACCGTGTGGATGGCGGATGGTGGCCTCGTAGCCACGACCTGGTGGTCGAGTTGGCCGATCTGGTCGACCACTTCCCGGCGCGGTTAGGCAAGGTGGGGTGGGCCTCGGTGTCGCGCCCGGATTGGGCCGTGGCACCGCCGCGTGTCGCTGTCGCCGATGGTTATGTGAAGGTGGGTTGGCTTCCCCAAGCCGACGATCACGTCGTGAGGCTCAAGACAGCAGAGCGAGCCGTGTTCTACCTGCTCGTGGTCCCGCCCGACTTCACTGATGACCAGGGCGCGGAAGCTCTGCTGGCCGCGTCGACGCACGGAGACAAGCATTGCGCTGCGGACATTCTTGACCTTGTCACAGAACATCCCGATGTCGATCCTGCTGATCGTTGGACCGACAACGGCACGACATGGTGGGGGCCCCACGCCGTGGCACCGTCATTCCACCCAGCAAGGTCAGGAGGGTAG